From the genome of Azospira restricta, one region includes:
- a CDS encoding ParB family protein, whose product MAELTPQDMAAKLLATGFERSGPSAATLSDPIADTPMVVTLDQLRPYDHDPRVTRNPAYAEIKASIRERGLDAPPAITRRPGEAHYIIRNGGNTRLAILRELWSETKEERFFRIACLFRPWPARGEIVALTGHLAENELRGGLTFIERALGIEKAREFYEQECGQALSQSELARRLTADGYPVPQSHISRMNDAVRYLLPAIPTLLYGGLGRHQVDRLAVLRKACERTWERRALGRTVAVDFATLFQDVLTQFDTQPDDFSPQRVQDELVGQMAELLEADYDTLALEINDSESRQRALTSEPAAPTPPAASVVPAAPPPQVSASQQPPVSSVPRGTTPATPSAPAATPSASPGAPEEQHGQHDERLQGHIVSPAPTTERLQSIQRMVADQLGDKLPDFEADALRAIPVQAGGLYPISDVWYIEPGLDVPDRLRVHIVQFAREIAGEAAVSDHIEASDGGIGFVCVAPAVGQAKALPAFARAVLTLLHALSAAPPSTNGLDRARLADELAALLHGHGGAATRLSDAALVKLFRLLRLARRLLDLQAGEPGQES is encoded by the coding sequence GTGGCTGAGCTGACGCCGCAGGACATGGCTGCCAAGCTGCTGGCCACCGGCTTCGAGCGCAGCGGCCCTTCGGCCGCGACCTTGAGCGACCCCATCGCCGACACGCCGATGGTGGTGACGCTGGACCAGTTGCGGCCCTACGACCACGACCCGCGCGTGACGCGCAACCCGGCCTATGCGGAGATCAAGGCGTCCATCCGCGAACGCGGGCTGGACGCGCCCCCCGCGATCACGCGCAGGCCGGGCGAGGCGCACTACATCATTCGCAACGGCGGCAACACGCGGCTGGCGATCCTGCGCGAGTTGTGGAGCGAGACCAAGGAGGAACGCTTCTTCCGCATTGCGTGCCTGTTCCGCCCGTGGCCGGCGCGCGGCGAAATCGTGGCGCTGACCGGGCATCTGGCCGAGAACGAGCTGCGCGGCGGGCTGACCTTCATCGAGCGGGCGTTGGGCATCGAGAAGGCGCGCGAGTTCTACGAGCAGGAATGCGGCCAGGCGCTGTCACAGAGCGAACTCGCGCGGCGGCTGACGGCCGACGGCTATCCAGTGCCGCAGTCACACATCAGCCGCATGAACGATGCGGTGCGCTATCTGCTTCCGGCGATCCCGACGCTGTTGTACGGCGGATTGGGCCGGCATCAGGTGGACCGGCTCGCGGTGCTGCGCAAGGCGTGCGAGCGCACCTGGGAGCGGCGTGCGCTGGGCCGCACCGTGGCCGTGGACTTCGCCACCTTGTTTCAGGACGTGCTGACGCAGTTCGACACACAGCCAGACGACTTCTCGCCGCAGCGGGTGCAGGACGAGCTAGTGGGTCAGATGGCCGAGCTGCTGGAGGCGGACTACGACACGCTGGCGCTGGAGATCAACGACAGCGAAAGCCGCCAGCGTGCGCTGACCAGCGAACCGGCGGCGCCGACTCCACCTGCAGCGTCTGTCGTTCCTGCTGCTCCTCCCCCGCAGGTCTCCGCGTCTCAGCAGCCTCCCGTCTCATCTGTGCCGCGAGGCACCACGCCGGCCACGCCTTCGGCGCCAGCAGCGACACCGTCTGCATCGCCCGGAGCACCGGAGGAACAGCACGGGCAACACGACGAGCGCTTGCAGGGGCACATCGTGTCACCGGCCCCGACCACCGAGCGCCTGCAATCCATCCAGCGGATGGTCGCGGACCAGCTCGGCGACAAGCTGCCCGACTTCGAGGCCGATGCGCTGCGTGCGATCCCCGTGCAGGCCGGCGGGCTCTATCCCATCTCGGACGTCTGGTACATCGAGCCGGGGCTGGACGTGCCGGATCGTCTGCGTGTGCACATCGTGCAGTTCGCGCGCGAGATCGCCGGGGAAGCGGCGGTATCCGATCACATCGAGGCCAGCGATGGCGGCATCGGCTTCGTCTGCGTGGCGCCGGCCGTGGGCCAGGCGAAAGCGCTGCCGGCGTTCGCGCGGGCGGTGCTGACCCTGCTGCATGCGCTGAGTGCGGCGCCGCCCTCCACAAACGGATTGGACCGCGCGCGGCTGGCCGACGAGCTGGCTGCGTTGCTGCATGGCCACGGCGGCGCGGCCACACGCCTGAGCGATGCTGCGCTGGTGAAGCTGTTCCGTCTGCTGCGCCTGGCGCGCCGGCTGCTGGACCTGCAAGCCGGCGAACCGGGCCAGGAATCCTGA
- a CDS encoding DUF3158 family protein translates to MTASPPIGHSTRFVALEQADFQRLEQAGYLKGLLQPFKGKGSLETWASQCAALRDDVIGLAQRRVLPQARAYPFSLLDVQLAQQATGAGTTFLRWRNLDRSSMGVALWEALLANPATPASLIDELYAIELQRIVLNMQISLTHSIARQALECASKAAQAEAAYLRRVHGHTAAVPPTTKESP, encoded by the coding sequence ATGACGGCATCGCCCCCCATCGGTCACTCCACGCGCTTCGTGGCGCTGGAACAGGCGGACTTCCAGCGGCTGGAACAGGCAGGCTACCTAAAAGGCCTTTTACAGCCTTTTAAGGGTAAGGGGAGTCTGGAGACCTGGGCCAGCCAGTGCGCAGCGCTGCGCGACGACGTGATTGGCCTGGCGCAGCGGCGTGTGCTGCCCCAGGCACGCGCCTACCCCTTCAGCCTGCTCGACGTGCAACTGGCCCAGCAGGCCACTGGCGCAGGGACGACCTTCCTGCGCTGGCGCAACCTCGACCGTTCCTCCATGGGTGTGGCGTTGTGGGAGGCCCTGCTGGCCAACCCCGCGACGCCGGCCTCGCTGATCGACGAGCTGTACGCGATCGAACTGCAGCGCATCGTGCTGAACATGCAGATCAGCCTGACCCACAGCATCGCTCGCCAAGCCCTGGAATGCGCCAGCAAGGCCGCCCAGGCCGAAGCGGCTTACCTGCGGCGTGTCCACGGGCATACCGCGGCCGTTCCACCCACCACCAAGGAGTCACCATGA
- a CDS encoding DUF2857 domain-containing protein — protein MSAPHPLNQAVIAQALHDLRNGQLRRCKAMGFGEEELDALKHPELVSMLVNATVSWCSVSVNREVLKRLLSQVHDVEREIATVDRMLRLGASTEMVSKFYGLTHQEVALRRDILGLPKRKGRHPVLDEAQDVALWERWKAGITERHIALNDDMAMLALTMDLAEAMTLPMSVIWSAIRNWVDQGLV, from the coding sequence ATGTCGGCACCGCACCCGCTCAACCAGGCCGTGATCGCCCAGGCCCTGCATGACCTGCGCAACGGGCAGTTGCGCCGCTGCAAGGCGATGGGCTTCGGCGAGGAGGAGCTGGATGCGCTGAAGCACCCCGAACTCGTGAGCATGCTGGTGAATGCCACGGTGTCGTGGTGCTCGGTGTCGGTGAACCGGGAAGTGTTGAAGCGGCTGCTGAGCCAGGTGCACGACGTGGAGCGGGAGATCGCCACGGTGGACCGCATGCTGCGCCTGGGGGCGAGCACGGAGATGGTCAGCAAGTTCTACGGCCTCACGCATCAAGAAGTGGCGCTGCGCCGCGACATCCTCGGACTGCCCAAGCGCAAGGGCCGGCATCCGGTGCTCGACGAGGCGCAGGACGTGGCCCTGTGGGAACGCTGGAAGGCCGGCATCACGGAGCGGCACATCGCACTGAACGACGACATGGCGATGCTGGCGCTGACCATGGACCTGGCCGAGGCCATGACCCTGCCCATGTCGGTGATCTGGTCGGCGATACGGAACTGGGTCGACCAGGGGCTGGTGTAG
- a CDS encoding OST-HTH/LOTUS domain-containing protein — protein sequence MKAIVAHHEISGPAHSLEAIRTARIEDAATKTLGTLVGQLFGSYVVTDGNGGKERDNDLPGDVISFRTRVQLSLSAQDYAKTQADLKDLVSLRNTLVHHFIDQHDLWTVDGCRAAQDELGSAYTRIDQHFEQLRGWAEHMDQARRLAAEFVQSDVFQDLVVNGIAPDGTVDWPAAGIVRALREAAAQLAVEGWTPIAAAGRWIADQHPEQLPAKYGCSSWRQVVHECRLFELRYREVEGQRAAWYRPREA from the coding sequence ATGAAAGCCATCGTGGCGCACCACGAGATTTCAGGCCCGGCGCATTCGCTGGAGGCCATTCGCACAGCGCGGATCGAAGATGCCGCGACCAAGACCCTGGGCACGTTGGTCGGACAACTGTTTGGTTCGTATGTGGTCACCGATGGAAATGGTGGCAAGGAACGCGACAACGATCTTCCCGGCGACGTGATTTCCTTTCGCACGCGCGTGCAACTGAGCCTGTCTGCGCAGGACTACGCCAAAACCCAGGCCGACCTCAAAGACCTGGTATCGCTGCGCAACACCCTGGTGCACCACTTCATCGACCAGCACGATCTATGGACCGTGGACGGGTGTCGCGCTGCACAGGACGAACTCGGTTCCGCCTACACGCGCATCGATCAACACTTTGAGCAGCTGCGCGGCTGGGCCGAGCACATGGATCAGGCGCGGCGCCTGGCAGCGGAGTTCGTCCAGTCGGATGTGTTCCAAGACCTGGTGGTCAATGGCATCGCGCCGGACGGCACGGTGGACTGGCCGGCCGCCGGCATCGTTCGCGCGCTGCGCGAGGCCGCCGCGCAGTTGGCCGTCGAGGGCTGGACACCCATTGCCGCCGCTGGCCGCTGGATCGCGGACCAGCATCCCGAGCAGCTTCCAGCCAAGTACGGCTGCAGCAGTTGGCGGCAGGTGGTGCACGAGTGCCGCCTGTTCGAGCTTCGCTACCGTGAGGTGGAGGGGCAACGGGCCGCCTGGTACAGACCTCGCGAGGCATAG
- a CDS encoding ABC transporter substrate-binding protein, with translation MSHSKNPFVRGYDGLSVQRLLAISYDDDCPLSYLPLHISQSHLPDSQVERHACVFCDDFALITEGQNVPPELDAQCPSHGIVRNLVYAVMAEQAGQPLHVGDTYSEEAAHEVVHRLRFETGFYSRAWEISSAHITEEAGRFLAELADIATPSGFLFVAFRIPYSPAVGMKLIATPWTDANLQHVEGITAEELRQEHRAKGMPESLVEVLHLAALADVRLLIFDADAPVLDGLTLYDDE, from the coding sequence ATGTCCCATTCCAAAAATCCCTTCGTCCGCGGCTACGATGGCCTGTCCGTGCAACGGCTGCTGGCGATTTCCTACGACGACGACTGCCCGCTGAGCTATCTGCCGCTGCACATCTCGCAGTCGCACCTGCCGGACAGCCAGGTCGAGCGCCATGCCTGCGTCTTCTGCGACGACTTCGCGCTGATCACCGAGGGCCAGAACGTGCCGCCCGAGTTGGACGCGCAGTGCCCCAGCCACGGCATCGTCCGAAACCTCGTCTACGCCGTCATGGCCGAACAGGCCGGCCAGCCGCTGCACGTCGGCGATACCTACTCCGAGGAAGCCGCGCACGAGGTGGTACACCGCCTGCGCTTCGAGACCGGGTTCTACAGCCGTGCCTGGGAAATCAGTTCGGCGCACATCACCGAGGAGGCCGGTCGCTTCCTCGCCGAACTGGCGGACATCGCCACGCCGAGCGGTTTTCTGTTCGTGGCCTTCCGCATTCCCTACAGCCCGGCGGTCGGCATGAAGCTGATCGCCACGCCCTGGACGGATGCGAACCTGCAGCATGTCGAGGGCATCACCGCCGAAGAGCTGCGGCAGGAGCACCGGGCCAAGGGCATGCCGGAGTCCCTTGTGGAAGTGTTGCACCTGGCCGCGCTCGCCGACGTGCGGCTGCTGATCTTCGATGCCGACGCGCCCGTGCTGGACGGACTGACGCTCTACGACGACGAGTAA
- a CDS encoding DNA topoisomerase III: protein MRVFLCEKPSQGKDIARVLGAGQRGNGCYSGAGVVVTWCIGHLVEAVPPEGYGEQYKRWAIEQLPILPERWRVEPKAATAAQFKVVQQLVAKAGELVIATDADREGEMIAREIIDLCGYRGPIQRLWLSALNDASIRKALGALKPSAETLPLYFSALARSRADWLIGMNLSRLFTLLGRQAGYTGVLSVGRVQTPTLKLVVDRDREIARFVSMPYWAVDVLLSHAGQSFTASWIPPEGSTDAAGRCLQQPVAQQAADRIRAARDAQVVSVDTERVREAPPLPFDLGTLQEVCSKQLGLDVQETLDIAQALYETHKATTYPRSDSGYLPESMLAEVPTVLDGLVKTDPSLRPLIERLDRQQRSRAWNDGKVSAHHGIIPTLEPANLSAMNEKELAVYRLIRAHYLAQFLPHHEFDRTVAQFSCSSQSLAAVGKQIAVTGWREVLATPGPDDADGEDAQRSQVLPALHAGLSCPVGKVDLKALKTLPPKPYTQGELIKAMKTVAKFVTDPRLKQKLRDTTGIGTEATRANIINGLIGRGYLVKKGRAVRASNAAFTLIDAVPSAIADPGTTAVWEQALDMIEAGQMALDTFIEKQSVWVGQLVQQYRGATLSLKLPPAPACPQCGAPMQQRTGKSGAFWSCSRYPDCKGTLPIESPTGRRSAPRKRRAASKAS from the coding sequence ATGCGCGTGTTCCTGTGCGAGAAGCCGTCCCAGGGCAAGGACATCGCCCGTGTGCTGGGTGCCGGTCAACGCGGCAACGGCTGCTACAGCGGCGCGGGTGTCGTCGTGACCTGGTGCATCGGTCATCTGGTGGAAGCGGTTCCGCCCGAAGGCTACGGCGAACAATACAAGCGCTGGGCCATCGAGCAACTGCCCATTCTTCCTGAGCGTTGGCGTGTCGAGCCCAAGGCGGCGACCGCAGCGCAATTCAAGGTCGTGCAGCAGCTCGTCGCCAAGGCGGGCGAGCTGGTGATAGCGACCGACGCCGACCGCGAGGGCGAGATGATCGCCCGCGAGATCATCGACCTATGCGGCTACCGCGGGCCGATTCAGCGCCTGTGGCTGTCGGCGCTCAACGATGCGTCGATCCGCAAAGCGCTGGGTGCGCTCAAGCCGTCCGCCGAGACGCTGCCGCTGTACTTCTCCGCACTCGCCCGATCGCGCGCCGACTGGCTGATCGGGATGAACCTGAGCCGCTTGTTCACACTGCTGGGGCGCCAGGCCGGCTATACCGGCGTGCTGTCGGTGGGGCGCGTGCAGACGCCGACGCTGAAGCTGGTGGTGGATCGTGATCGCGAGATCGCGCGATTCGTCTCCATGCCGTATTGGGCCGTGGATGTGCTGCTATCCCATGCCGGCCAATCCTTCACCGCGAGCTGGATACCGCCCGAAGGCAGTACGGATGCAGCGGGTCGCTGCCTTCAGCAGCCGGTGGCGCAGCAGGCTGCGGATCGCATTCGCGCGGCACGCGATGCGCAGGTCGTGTCGGTGGACACCGAGCGCGTGCGCGAGGCACCGCCGCTGCCGTTCGACCTGGGCACGCTGCAGGAGGTGTGCTCCAAGCAGTTGGGCCTCGACGTGCAGGAGACGCTGGACATTGCCCAGGCGCTGTACGAGACGCACAAGGCGACAACGTATCCGCGCTCGGATTCGGGCTACCTGCCCGAGAGCATGCTGGCTGAGGTACCGACCGTACTCGACGGCCTGGTCAAGACCGACCCCAGCTTGCGGCCGCTGATCGAGCGCCTGGATCGCCAACAGCGTTCGCGTGCATGGAACGACGGCAAGGTGTCGGCTCACCACGGCATCATCCCGACGCTGGAGCCCGCCAACCTATCGGCCATGAACGAGAAGGAACTCGCCGTCTACCGGCTGATCCGCGCCCATTACCTCGCGCAGTTCCTCCCGCACCATGAGTTCGACCGGACGGTAGCGCAGTTCTCGTGCAGCAGTCAGTCGCTGGCGGCCGTGGGCAAGCAGATCGCCGTCACCGGCTGGCGCGAGGTGCTGGCGACGCCAGGGCCGGACGATGCCGATGGCGAGGATGCGCAGCGCAGCCAGGTGCTGCCCGCCCTGCATGCGGGCTTGTCCTGCCCGGTCGGCAAGGTGGATCTCAAGGCGCTGAAGACGCTGCCGCCCAAGCCCTACACGCAGGGCGAGCTGATCAAGGCCATGAAGACCGTCGCCAAGTTCGTGACCGACCCGCGGCTGAAACAGAAGCTGCGAGATACCACCGGCATTGGCACCGAGGCGACACGCGCCAACATCATCAACGGTCTGATCGGTCGCGGCTACCTGGTCAAGAAAGGCCGCGCCGTCCGCGCTTCCAACGCGGCATTCACGCTCATCGACGCGGTGCCCTCGGCCATCGCCGACCCCGGCACCACGGCGGTGTGGGAGCAGGCGCTCGACATGATCGAGGCCGGCCAGATGGCGCTGGACACCTTCATCGAGAAGCAGTCCGTGTGGGTCGGCCAGCTCGTGCAGCAGTACCGCGGCGCAACGCTCTCGCTCAAGCTGCCGCCGGCGCCGGCCTGCCCGCAGTGCGGCGCACCGATGCAGCAGCGCACGGGCAAAAGCGGCGCGTTCTGGTCCTGCTCGCGCTACCCGGACTGCAAGGGCACGTTGCCGATCGAGTCCCCGACGGGCCGGCGCAGCGCACCGCGCAAGCGGCGCGCTGCCTCCAAGGCGTCCTGA
- a CDS encoding ParA family protein produces MQVVSIISTKGGVGKTTTAANLGGFIADAGLRVLLLDLDVQPTLSSYFTLDVRAPGGIYEMLAFNERRIEQLVSRTAIAGLDLVLSNDDRGELNTLLLHAPDGRLRLRHLLPVFRTQYDLLLIDTQGARSVLLEMAVLASDLALSPVTPEILAARELRRGTLQLIEDIAPYRHLGIEPPPLRLLINRVHPVSSNARLVQQALRQVFQEQAGVQVLDIDVPAIEAYPRAATRGLPVHRVEYRRPAGRTAPAALDTMRTLAGELFPAWRERFALVTGRADAGGASHGERT; encoded by the coding sequence ATGCAGGTGGTGTCCATCATTTCGACCAAGGGCGGCGTGGGCAAGACCACGACGGCGGCCAACCTGGGCGGCTTCATCGCCGATGCCGGGCTGCGCGTGCTGCTGCTGGACCTGGACGTGCAGCCCACGCTGTCGAGCTACTTCACGCTGGACGTGCGCGCGCCCGGCGGCATCTACGAGATGCTGGCCTTCAACGAGCGGCGCATCGAGCAACTGGTGTCGCGCACCGCGATCGCGGGCCTGGACCTGGTGCTCTCCAACGACGACCGCGGCGAACTGAACACGCTGCTGCTGCACGCACCGGATGGGCGCCTGCGACTGCGCCATTTGCTTCCCGTCTTCCGCACGCAATATGACTTGCTGCTGATCGACACCCAGGGCGCGCGCAGCGTGTTGCTGGAGATGGCGGTGCTGGCGTCCGACCTGGCGCTGTCGCCGGTGACACCGGAAATCCTCGCGGCGCGCGAGCTGCGGCGCGGCACGCTGCAACTGATCGAGGACATCGCGCCGTATCGGCACCTGGGCATCGAACCGCCGCCGCTGCGCCTGCTCATCAACCGTGTGCATCCGGTGTCGTCGAACGCGCGGCTGGTCCAGCAGGCGCTGCGACAGGTGTTCCAAGAACAGGCCGGCGTGCAGGTCCTGGACATCGACGTGCCGGCTATCGAAGCCTATCCGCGCGCTGCGACACGAGGATTGCCGGTGCATCGGGTGGAGTACCGGCGGCCGGCTGGGCGCACGGCGCCCGCGGCGCTCGACACCATGCGCACGCTGGCCGGCGAGCTGTTCCCCGCGTGGCGGGAGCGCTTCGCGCTGGTCACCGGCCGGGCCGATGCGGGAGGGGCCAGCCATGGCGAGCGCACATGA
- a CDS encoding ATP-binding protein, with product MPKSSSLADGAKTYYRPIEAAIRWSGLLRFERRILATLGQRPLPQPTEFPRWPTLRLNAERIFDALAHGEMPYGKEGLVRDTQGLAMDDPSLTVRHVDLKAWMAHYYPGEKPAFLFDEIERALHPAISLDTVGALLVEQEAIKARLAEHLGVHETLRAEHEALLKTHATCAADTERANRLGPRSESTYLNIVGGLLTLLLGKSPSGMPYSSFLTQEAIISAMVAHHGNAMGITERTLQAKFALARRNLQSTTS from the coding sequence ATGCCGAAGTCGAGCAGCCTGGCCGATGGCGCCAAGACCTACTACCGCCCGATCGAGGCGGCAATCCGCTGGAGCGGATTGCTGCGCTTCGAGCGGCGCATCCTGGCGACATTGGGACAGCGGCCGCTGCCGCAGCCAACGGAGTTTCCGCGCTGGCCGACGCTGCGGTTGAACGCCGAAAGAATCTTCGATGCGCTGGCTCACGGCGAGATGCCGTATGGCAAGGAGGGCTTGGTGCGGGACACGCAGGGCCTGGCGATGGACGACCCGTCGCTGACGGTGCGGCACGTCGATCTGAAAGCCTGGATGGCGCACTACTACCCCGGCGAGAAACCGGCGTTTCTGTTCGATGAGATCGAGCGTGCGCTTCACCCGGCGATCAGCCTGGACACAGTGGGCGCATTGCTGGTCGAGCAGGAAGCGATCAAGGCGCGGCTGGCGGAACACTTGGGCGTGCACGAGACGCTGCGCGCCGAGCATGAGGCGCTGCTGAAAACGCACGCCACCTGCGCGGCCGACACGGAGCGTGCGAACAGGCTGGGGCCGCGCAGCGAATCGACCTACCTGAACATCGTTGGCGGGTTACTGACGCTGCTGCTGGGCAAGTCGCCCAGCGGCATGCCGTATTCCAGCTTCCTGACGCAGGAGGCCATCATCAGCGCGATGGTGGCGCACCACGGCAACGCGATGGGCATCACCGAGCGCACCCTGCAGGCCAAGTTCGCACTGGCTCGGCGCAATCTGCAGAGCACGACTTCCTGA
- a CDS encoding AlpA family transcriptional regulator has product MPSQTTATAAPTEHRILRRAEVEAKTGFKRAHIYSLMKEGKFPKALRLGVRAVGWDSVEIERWIADRLKERA; this is encoded by the coding sequence ATGCCTTCGCAGACCACCGCCACGGCGGCACCGACCGAGCACCGCATCCTGCGCCGCGCCGAGGTCGAAGCCAAGACCGGCTTCAAGCGCGCGCACATCTACAGCCTGATGAAGGAAGGCAAGTTCCCCAAGGCGCTGCGCCTGGGCGTGCGCGCGGTGGGCTGGGACTCGGTGGAGATCGAACGTTGGATCGCTGATCGCCTCAAAGAACGCGCCTGA
- a CDS encoding single-stranded DNA-binding protein codes for MSTHFVGEGNIGSAPDYREFPNGNDEPRRLLRLNVYFDNPIPKKDGEYEDRGGFWAPVELWHRDAEHWKTLYQKGMRVLVEGRTVRDEWEDADENERVTFKVEARRVGILPYRIESVALSTKPAGGQ; via the coding sequence ATGAGCACGCACTTCGTCGGCGAGGGCAACATCGGTTCTGCGCCGGACTACCGCGAATTTCCGAACGGCAACGACGAGCCGCGCCGGCTGCTTCGCCTGAACGTCTACTTCGACAACCCGATCCCGAAGAAGGACGGCGAGTACGAAGATCGCGGCGGCTTCTGGGCGCCCGTGGAGCTGTGGCACCGCGACGCCGAGCACTGGAAGACGCTGTACCAGAAAGGTATGCGGGTGCTGGTCGAGGGCCGCACCGTGCGCGACGAATGGGAGGACGCCGACGAGAACGAGCGCGTGACGTTCAAGGTCGAGGCGCGGCGCGTGGGCATCCTGCCGTACCGCATCGAGTCGGTGGCGCTCAGCACCAAGCCGGCCGGCGGACAGTAA
- a CDS encoding PFL_4669 family integrating conjugative element protein, protein MANERTEPLQLNLGSLRSAMSLTLHTHHASRIWHGRAPTEGRPGIIGLNGFIGAMNKMKRGAEQDDPYSDWWMLRIEDKLADTKTRLQTLREQVDQALADVPPALSLGENMNVQPVKLPLFVNAQLGFMAVYLLADYDDLARKLILAHHTALIDRSTLERWLNDGAHALRSLFSLAQQYRYSGTTRDDFAAKNAAARAALEKFGELPQDVLEGTRRSRFAPPIARRTTKPGTPPAAPAIEPDAPAHTDGAANPATGNEGADA, encoded by the coding sequence ATGGCCAACGAACGCACAGAACCCCTGCAACTGAATCTCGGATCGCTGCGCAGCGCGATGTCGCTGACGCTGCACACGCACCACGCTTCGCGCATCTGGCACGGCCGCGCGCCGACCGAGGGGCGCCCCGGCATCATCGGTCTCAACGGCTTCATCGGCGCCATGAACAAGATGAAGCGCGGCGCCGAGCAGGACGACCCGTACTCGGATTGGTGGATGTTGCGGATCGAGGACAAGCTCGCCGACACCAAGACCCGCCTGCAGACCCTGCGCGAACAGGTCGACCAGGCCCTGGCCGACGTGCCACCGGCGCTGTCGCTGGGCGAGAACATGAATGTGCAGCCGGTGAAGCTGCCGCTGTTCGTGAATGCACAGCTCGGCTTCATGGCGGTGTACCTGCTGGCTGACTACGACGACCTGGCGCGCAAACTCATCCTGGCGCACCACACGGCGCTGATCGACCGCAGCACCTTGGAGCGCTGGCTCAATGATGGCGCGCACGCGCTGCGCAGCCTGTTCTCGCTCGCCCAGCAGTACCGCTACTCGGGCACGACGCGCGACGACTTCGCGGCGAAGAACGCCGCGGCGCGAGCGGCGCTGGAGAAGTTCGGCGAGCTGCCGCAAGACGTGCTGGAAGGCACGCGCCGCTCGCGCTTCGCGCCACCGATCGCGCGGCGGACGACCAAGCCCGGCACGCCGCCTGCTGCGCCCGCCATCGAGCCCGATGCGCCGGCTCACACGGATGGCGCAGCCAATCCAGCGACGGGTAATGAGGGTGCTGACGCATGA
- a CDS encoding STY4528 family pathogenicity island replication protein, whose protein sequence is MTTGDAPRRDGPVALSALFDEALRHLEPKEPAQGTAPSQDGFLYSGNRHESVPRALFLDRRLTPLERNAWQVFRLQLNDDGVTAFPTYDQLRPYLASMPCAAQASHETVARALTLLRLTRWLSLVRRRRDPKTGRIQGNLYVLHDEPLSPFEAMQLDPDYLGLVSQALTHAAKAVQVVGMNTLREIAEDPLLSGRTLPTRLQVLAQRMARHGWTTPGYPQKGADHESEEGQEALLRNGARPSSESEAGPKPAPDGSLRIPKEDRTVRNDRINEVRTVPRARALQNLRLPERFLRLKDEQQAGALVALQQVDEAQRQAVLDEWAARCHNSAVRNPAGYLFGIIQKAIRGEFKAWAGESASAAPASPPSSPPASRAADPEVARAYLAQLREALRDR, encoded by the coding sequence ATGACGACGGGCGACGCTCCACGGCGTGATGGCCCGGTTGCGCTGTCGGCGTTGTTCGACGAGGCGCTGCGGCACCTTGAGCCGAAGGAACCGGCGCAGGGCACGGCGCCGAGCCAGGACGGTTTTCTCTACAGCGGCAACCGGCACGAGAGCGTGCCGCGCGCGCTGTTCCTCGACCGACGCCTGACGCCGCTGGAGCGCAATGCCTGGCAGGTGTTCCGCCTGCAGCTCAACGACGACGGCGTGACCGCCTTTCCCACCTACGACCAACTCCGCCCCTATCTGGCGTCCATGCCCTGTGCGGCGCAAGCCTCGCACGAGACCGTGGCGCGCGCCTTGACGCTGCTGCGGCTGACGCGCTGGCTCAGCCTGGTGCGGCGGCGGCGCGATCCCAAGACCGGCCGCATCCAGGGGAACCTCTACGTGCTGCACGACGAACCGCTGTCGCCCTTCGAGGCGATGCAGCTCGACCCCGACTATCTGGGCCTGGTGAGCCAAGCGCTCACGCACGCGGCGAAGGCGGTGCAGGTCGTGGGCATGAACACGCTGCGGGAGATCGCCGAAGACCCGCTGCTCAGCGGGCGCACGCTGCCGACCCGCCTGCAGGTGCTCGCGCAGCGCATGGCGCGGCATGGCTGGACGACGCCAGGTTATCCACAGAAGGGTGCGGACCACGAATCCGAAGAAGGCCAGGAAGCCCTGCTTCGGAATGGCGCGCGCCCGTCTTCGGAATCCGAAGCAGGGCCGAAACCCGCGCCGGACGGCTCTCTTCGGATTCCGAAGGAGGACCGTACAGTACGTAATGATCGTATAAATGAAGTACGTACAGTACCGCGCGCGAGGGCCTTGCAGAACCTGCGGCTGCCCGAGCGTTTCCTGCGCTTGAAGGACGAGCAGCAGGCCGGCGCGCTGGTGGCGCTGCAGCAGGTGGACGAGGCGCAGAGGCAGGCCGTTCTCGACGAGTGGGCGGCACGCTGCCACAACAGCGCGGTACGCAACCCGGCCGGCTACCTGTTTGGCATCATCCAGAAGGCGATCCGCGGGGAGTTCAAGGCCTGGGCCGGAGAAAGTGCATCGGCGGCGCCAGCGTCCCCGCCATCGTCACCACCGGCATCCCGTGCGGCTGACCCCGAGGTGGCACGTGCCTACCTGGCACAGCTCCGAGAAGCCTTGCGTGATCGCTGA